From the genome of Bdellovibrionales bacterium:
GATATCTAAAACGTAGTCAAAAATTCCAAAGCCTTTCGCCTGAGGTTTAACTTGAGCTTTGTATTCCAACTGCAGAGCTGCGTTGGTGAGCGTCGTCGAGTAAGGTTGGGCCATGATCAACTGTGGAATGATCGTTTGCTCCTTACCGTCGAATTTGTTTTTTAATAGAACATCCGAATATTCCTTAAAGCGAAGTGGAAAATAGAAAGACGTTTTGAGGCGACTTTGCCCAAAGCTTAGCGAGGTCGAAAGAAGGCAACTTGCAAAGAAGAGGATTTGGTATTTCATGGGGTCCTTATCGGTGCCGGACCTTTGGCCTAAAGTATATTCAGAAAAATCCGTAGTAGTAGGGGTAGAAATCAACGAGGAACATCCATTGAAAAAGAATTTGCCAAAATGGTTAAAAATTCCCGGCCACTCGAAAGCTGTGGCGGCCGGCGTATTGTTTCTGTTCGCTTTGTGGAGTGGCTTTATGTTTTACGAGCTCCTCCAGATCAAAACTCACTATTCCATGGATCAATTCCATCCAGATAACCATACGCTGTTAAAGACAGATAAAAAGATCAAGGCGCGATTCCAGATCGTAGATGCGTTGCCTTATCTTATATTGGTCGAAAGTAAAACGCAGAGATCGTGGACAGAGCCTGGGATGCTGTCAGAGCTCACAAAGTTGACACAAAAGATGGCTTCTTTTGACGAAGTTTCCGACATCAAAAGTCTCGCAAATATCGAAACCGCCGTGACCGACGACACCAGCTTCACCGTGGGACGAATTCGAGACATTGCGAGCACTCCCGCCCATCAGAAAAAAATTCTAAAAGATCCGCTCATGGCTCCCCAACTTGTCTCAAATGATGGCAAATTCGCCGCGTTAGTAATCAAAACAAAGAGTCTATCTTTTAAACAACAGTCCACATTCATAAAAAAATTAGAAAAAGTTGTCAGTGAAAAACCAAATTTATTTGCGGGTGAAATTGGTGGACCGTCAGCGATTTCTTCTCAAATTGCCGAACTTTTGAGTGACGAAATTACGATTTATTCCATTTTGTCGCTTCTCATTTCGATTCTGATCTTCTACGTCATGTTCCAAAATATCAGTGTGGTCCTCATCGGTTCTCTTGTGATCCTTTGCTCGAATCTTGCCGCACTGGGCGCGATGTCTCTGTTTGGATTTTCTTTGACCGTACTTTCGAGCACGGTTCCGATACTTGTGACGATTATGGTGGTTTCCATCACGACCCAAACTTTGTCTCGGATCTCAGATTTTCGAAACAAAGTTTTAAAGCGTCACCATTACCTACTTTCTTTACGAGTGATGAAAGAGTTAGTACCACCTCATTTTATCGGGGCGATCACAACAGCCGTCGGTTTTGCCACGTTCGCAAGTTCGGAGATCCCGATTATTCGCGAATACGGGCTGAGCGTGACTGTCGGAATTCTCGTGGGTTGCACGACGACGATCATTTTGTTACCCGCCTTGCTGACATGGCTGCCCGCACCTCAAAAGCGCAAAGAGCTTGTCAATTGGCCCGCGATTTCAAACAAAGTCATTCATTATAGAAAACCGCTTTTCGCCTCGGTGATGGTTTTGGTGGTCGTTTGTGTTGCCATGGGCGGGCAATTGAATTGGTCGACGGTCATTTTTGATGATCTTCCGGAGAGCCATGCCACTCGTCGCGCGACTGAGACGGCACAGATGCAGTTGGGGGGAGTGATCCCGCTCGAGATTTCGGTGGGTCGATCGTCAGCGAAGGAATTTTGGAAAAATCCTAAAAATTTGCAAAAGATGGACAAACTTATCGCTCGCTGGAGAGATTACGAGGGAGTGGGTAGCGTTGTTGGAGTGGCTGACTTCTTAAAAGCGGCCAGCCCTCAACAGACGATTTCTAAAAACAAAAAGTCGATCTCGGAGACCTTTTTTATATACGGGATGGCTGAAGAGAATCCGCTGCAGAACTTTACTGCGGATAACAATAGTTTTGCTCGCATTTCGATTCGCATGCAGGACATTCCCTCCCACGAAAATCAAAGAGTGATTCAACGGATGTTAGATGATGCTCGACGAACTTTCCCAACTCTCAAAGTAGAAGCGACGGGGATGGCGGCGACCCTTCATGCGATGAATGAGGAATTGTCTCGAAGTCTAATTTATGATTTCTATTCGGCTTTGATGTGGATTGTCGTTCTCTTAATGGTGATTCTCCGATCCGTGCGTTGGACCCTCATTGCCGTGATTCCTAATTTGGTACCGACAGCACTGCTTTTGGGAGTCCTCGCTATTTCGCAGACACCCATTAAGCCTGGTGTGGCCATGGTTTTTGCGATCTCTTTGGGAATGGCATTTAACAATACAATTTATATCCTGGATAAACTTAAAAAGATGATCAAAGGCTCAAACGCAAAAACCCTTCCGATTGAGTCTCTCATGGCGGAAGAATTTGGCCCCTGCTTTGTGTCGAGTATCGCGGTTATGGCGGGGTTTGTCGTTTTCTTATTCTCCTACTTTAGTATGAATAAATTGTTTGGAACCTATTTAATGCTATCTGTGGTGACTGGACTGATCGGCGACCTTATTTTACTGCCAACCCTACTAGCTCTTTTCCCAGGTCTCTTGCTTGCGCCGATCAGAGGTGACAGAATACTTTATAAAGTGAGGTCCTTTATGATGTTGCCAGCTGTGCAGAAACTTTCCGTCGCTCTGATAATCGGTGCGTCCATCTTCTTCTTTGCGAAGCCCTCATTGGCGGCAACGCCCAATGACGAGGCCCTAGGGATTCTTAAAAAAGTCGTTAAAAAGCAGTCTTCTCCTTACGAGGAGGCCGAAATTAAAATGATCACTAAAGAGCCCGATGGCTCTTCTAAAGAGAGAAAAATTTTAATCAAACGCAAAAATGATAAAGAAAATAAAGCTCTGGTAAAATTGCTGAGTCCCTCGGACCTCAAAGGCGTCGGTTTCCTTTCGTTAAACACTGGAAGTAAAAGCGAAGAACAATGGCTGTATCTTCCTTCCGAAAAGCGCTCTCGCCGGATTGTTGGATCTAATAAGAAGGGTAAGTTTTTAGATTCGGAATTGAGTTACGAAGATTTTCGCGTTTCGACCTATGACGATTTCGAAAGCAAGATCCTCGAAAAAAACAAAGACACCTACGTGATCGAAAGTACGTCTAAAGAAGATGATGGTGTTTATAACAAGATCAAGACTTGGGTGGATGTTAAAAATTATCGAATTCTTAAGTCGGAGTATTACAGTACTGATGGAAAACTTGTTAAAGAGATGAGCTTTAATAATTACAAGAAGTACAATCAGTTGTGGCGAGCTCAAAATGTTTCGGTCAAGAATATCAAAAAGAACCGGAGCACTACCCTTGAGATCCAAAAGCTTTCGGCGAAAAAAATCAGTGATAACGAGTTTTCTATGAGTGCTCTCGAAGCCGGTTAAACAAAGACAGATTTACGCGCTTCTAATTCCTTATTTAGTTCGATTTGCATATAATCTTGTAAGTCCTCCGCCAGATGGCGCACCAGAGTCTCGTCTTCTAAGTCTTTCAGTGAATGCTCAAGATAAATTGGGGGAAGGAACTTGATTTTCCACTTGGCCGGCAGTGGAATGATATTTAGCGGAAGAGGCAAGATCAATCCGCGAAGATACTTTGATTTAATTTGAGCGAGGTTGATGTGCGTCTCCTCGGCTCCGATCACCAAAGTGGGTATAATTGGAGATTTGGTCTCCACCGCAAGACGAATGAATCCCTTTTTAAAGGGTTGAAGTTTATAGGCCTTGGTGGACGGCTTAAAGTTTCCGTACTCTCCCTCGGGAAATATAATTAAAAGCTTATCGTTGTTTAGAGTCTCTAAGCCGTTTTGTTTATTGGCTTCGATAAAACCCATTTTTTGTGCGGGA
Proteins encoded in this window:
- a CDS encoding outer membrane lipoprotein-sorting protein; this translates as MKKNLPKWLKIPGHSKAVAAGVLFLFALWSGFMFYELLQIKTHYSMDQFHPDNHTLLKTDKKIKARFQIVDALPYLILVESKTQRSWTEPGMLSELTKLTQKMASFDEVSDIKSLANIETAVTDDTSFTVGRIRDIASTPAHQKKILKDPLMAPQLVSNDGKFAALVIKTKSLSFKQQSTFIKKLEKVVSEKPNLFAGEIGGPSAISSQIAELLSDEITIYSILSLLISILIFYVMFQNISVVLIGSLVILCSNLAALGAMSLFGFSLTVLSSTVPILVTIMVVSITTQTLSRISDFRNKVLKRHHYLLSLRVMKELVPPHFIGAITTAVGFATFASSEIPIIREYGLSVTVGILVGCTTTIILLPALLTWLPAPQKRKELVNWPAISNKVIHYRKPLFASVMVLVVVCVAMGGQLNWSTVIFDDLPESHATRRATETAQMQLGGVIPLEISVGRSSAKEFWKNPKNLQKMDKLIARWRDYEGVGSVVGVADFLKAASPQQTISKNKKSISETFFIYGMAEENPLQNFTADNNSFARISIRMQDIPSHENQRVIQRMLDDARRTFPTLKVEATGMAATLHAMNEELSRSLIYDFYSALMWIVVLLMVILRSVRWTLIAVIPNLVPTALLLGVLAISQTPIKPGVAMVFAISLGMAFNNTIYILDKLKKMIKGSNAKTLPIESLMAEEFGPCFVSSIAVMAGFVVFLFSYFSMNKLFGTYLMLSVVTGLIGDLILLPTLLALFPGLLLAPIRGDRILYKVRSFMMLPAVQKLSVALIIGASIFFFAKPSLAATPNDEALGILKKVVKKQSSPYEEAEIKMITKEPDGSSKERKILIKRKNDKENKALVKLLSPSDLKGVGFLSLNTGSKSEEQWLYLPSEKRSRRIVGSNKKGKFLDSELSYEDFRVSTYDDFESKILEKNKDTYVIESTSKEDDGVYNKIKTWVDVKNYRILKSEYYSTDGKLVKEMSFNNYKKYNQLWRAQNVSVKNIKKNRSTTLEIQKLSAKKISDNEFSMSALEAG
- a CDS encoding acyltransferase family protein, which gives rise to MKWILKKVSEKTNELAQLSKEELAFHALPHFLGDLLSKYFRIEVEGLEHIPVKGRALITANHSGFSGFDVFLLCHHIFEKVRRTPRVLAHHFWFLTQTTAYPAQKMGFIEANKQNGLETLNNDKLLIIFPEGEYGNFKPSTKAYKLQPFKKGFIRLAVETKSPIIPTLVIGAEETHINLAQIKSKYLRGLILPLPLNIIPLPAKWKIKFLPPIYLEHSLKDLEDETLVRHLAEDLQDYMQIELNKELEARKSVFV